In Sulfurisphaera javensis, a single genomic region encodes these proteins:
- a CDS encoding class I SAM-dependent methyltransferase, whose protein sequence is MNEKEETKEAYEYIVHRRKPLLYLNFVKGKIVGDIGCGSGQNCLTLKNRKLFTVCLDIALRQLIEARKKGCEDLVQADMEFMPFRDNSFESLLYIASIHHLKDPLNAIKESYRCLKQGGDILVTVWLVQPKYFFRRFVKLESKINNKIVRRNYRLYLPWELKKFMEFSGFKTQKYFLYSVNSFLPNNALYYGIKEVNNNH, encoded by the coding sequence GTGAATGAGAAAGAGGAGACTAAAGAGGCTTATGAGTATATTGTTCATAGAAGAAAGCCTCTTCTTTATTTAAATTTCGTTAAAGGTAAAATTGTTGGAGACATTGGTTGTGGATCTGGTCAGAACTGTTTGACATTAAAGAATAGGAAATTATTTACAGTATGCCTAGATATTGCATTGAGACAACTTATCGAAGCAAGAAAGAAAGGTTGTGAAGATCTAGTTCAAGCTGACATGGAATTTATGCCCTTTAGAGACAATTCTTTTGAGTCTTTACTTTACATTGCCTCAATTCATCATCTAAAAGATCCTTTAAATGCAATTAAGGAAAGTTATAGATGCTTAAAGCAAGGAGGAGATATTTTAGTTACTGTTTGGTTAGTTCAACCGAAATATTTCTTTAGAAGATTTGTGAAATTAGAAAGCAAAATTAATAATAAAATAGTTAGGAGAAACTACAGACTCTATCTTCCGTGGGAATTGAAAAAGTTTATGGAATTTAGTGGATTTAAAACTCAAAAATATTTTTTATATTCTGTAAATTCATTTTTGCCTAATAATGCTCTTTATTATGGAATAAAAGAAGTTAACAATAATCATTAA
- a CDS encoding AIR synthase family protein produces the protein MRLGKIDEKIFTEIIYPNLGKKHKEVIIEPQNGVDTGAIDLGDGRVLVVKSDPVFIVPQFGFRKAAWFAVHILASDVMTSGIPPRYALIDLNLPPKITDEDFKEMWLGIHQALEEINVMVVGGHTGVYEGTDYPMVGGFAMMGIGEKEKLGMPSRVKVGDYIIMTKGPAIEATGLLTNLYPDYFKQRLSPEVFKEAYEMYWKMSCWKDGLIASNIGIHLMHDATEGGVWNALAEIARVTKKELRIYEDKLFINRAVKEVTSLVNIDPWISISEGTMIIISDKGEEIVKALNREGIEAGIIGEVKEGEGVTLVKKDGSKSKIEQPKEDPFWRAFFDLAKKAQS, from the coding sequence ATGAGGCTAGGAAAAATTGATGAAAAAATCTTCACTGAAATTATTTATCCTAATTTAGGCAAAAAACATAAAGAAGTAATCATTGAACCACAAAATGGAGTGGACACTGGTGCTATTGATTTAGGGGATGGGAGAGTTTTAGTTGTAAAATCTGATCCAGTATTTATAGTTCCTCAGTTTGGATTTAGAAAAGCAGCCTGGTTCGCTGTACACATTTTAGCTAGTGATGTTATGACATCGGGAATACCCCCTAGGTACGCTCTAATTGATTTAAACTTACCTCCAAAAATAACTGATGAAGATTTCAAGGAGATGTGGTTAGGCATTCATCAAGCTTTAGAAGAAATAAACGTTATGGTGGTTGGTGGTCATACTGGAGTTTATGAAGGAACTGATTATCCTATGGTTGGAGGATTTGCAATGATGGGTATTGGTGAAAAAGAAAAACTTGGAATGCCATCAAGAGTTAAAGTTGGGGATTATATAATTATGACCAAAGGACCAGCAATAGAAGCTACAGGCTTATTAACTAATCTTTATCCAGACTACTTTAAACAAAGACTTTCGCCAGAAGTATTTAAAGAAGCTTATGAAATGTATTGGAAGATGAGCTGTTGGAAGGATGGGTTAATTGCGTCAAATATAGGAATTCACTTAATGCATGATGCAACGGAGGGAGGAGTATGGAATGCCTTAGCAGAAATTGCTAGAGTTACTAAAAAAGAATTAAGAATTTATGAGGATAAACTTTTTATAAATAGAGCTGTTAAAGAAGTAACTTCGTTAGTTAATATAGATCCTTGGATATCGATAAGTGAGGGAACAATGATAATAATTAGTGATAAGGGAGAAGAAATAGTTAAGGCATTAAATAGAGAAGGAATTGAAGCTGGTATAATTGGAGAAGTTAAAGAAGGAGAAGGAGTAACTTTAGTTAAAAAAGATGGAAGTAAAAGTAAAATTGAACAGCCTAAAGAAGATCCATTCTGGAGAGCTTTCTTCGATTTAGCAAAAAAAGCTCAAAGTTAA
- a CDS encoding MoaD/ThiS family protein: MKVTVQLVREGKEMIVELPDKATVKDLLKKIGYRVQGSVVVKDGLPVVENERLNDGDTLQVFLAASGG, from the coding sequence GTGAAAGTTACTGTACAATTAGTTAGAGAAGGAAAAGAGATGATTGTTGAGTTACCAGATAAGGCTACAGTTAAAGATTTGTTAAAGAAGATAGGTTATAGAGTCCAAGGAAGTGTGGTAGTTAAAGATGGTTTACCAGTAGTGGAGAATGAGAGACTAAATGATGGTGATACACTACAAGTCTTCTTAGCTGCTTCTGGTGGATAA